CAATAGATGTGAGAGTATCAACAAGTGTAGATATCAGTCCGTGGCTTGAAACTTTCCGTGCTCCAGATCTTGTACCCCACGCATTGGATATATACGCCGGATCTTTGTTCAAGGACTTTTCTTCcgcttccccctcctcgaaaATTCGAACACTGCATATGCCAAGACAGACTCGGAGATGTGGTGGGCGTGTGTACACACCGCCACCCGGACTGCCAGCCACATTGTTGCTATAagaggtgatgttgttgttgttgttgttgttgttgttgttgttgttgttgttgttgttgttgttgttgttgttgttgttgttgttgttgttgttgttgtgcaTGTGTTTCACCATGCTTATTGAAAAAATTATGTTCCGAGGGACTGTCGCATTCAGAGAGTTTTCTTATCAGATCTCGGCGACCTATAGATCGACAACCGTCATCGGTACCAGAGATCTCACGCAACCCAATTTTGAACATGGAAGGATTCCTTGGCTGGTCCCAATTGCTACCCCCCCAGCTTTCTGGAAGAGGAACcgcggaggaagaggtggaatGATTGAGATATTAGACTGCATAAAGCCGTGAAGGGCACTCAGGCTGTCCAGACTTCCAGTCGGGGGATTTCATTCTGGTGTTTGGCATTCATACAGTGTTTTCCTCTCGAACAATGTGGCCGGAGTTAAAGAGCGTCGCACGAAACTCGGCGAAACGGTTCAGGCAAAATGGTGAGAGTGACAATACAACACAACTACAAGAAcgcttttccttttccttttccttttccaacaTCAGCCCTACCTACTACTGAGGCTTCGCACAAGTATCCCCAAGATTCGCCTTCGTCCTGctcgccaacaaccccaactccgCCTCCGCAGCCTTGTACGTCTTCGTCGCGTTATGCGCCAACGGTCCATAAAGCATCCAAGCCGACAGCGGCCTCAGCGTAGCATGACCCCCCCTCTGcgtcttcaacctctccctaTCCACCTTCGCCCCGGTTGACCTCTCCAGCGCAGCCTCGTACCCCACCggccacccctccatcacttTTTTCCCTAAGTTACCCGCCGCAACATAAGCCTCAAACCGATCCTTTCCCCCAAAATCCCTCATGATAAACGGCGCCCTGGCATACCCGACGGGAAGCCGGGTAATATCCTGACTCCAGTAGTCAACCCCATCCAACTGGACCACCGACcgtccccctctcccccacgGCTGCCCTTGCTCATCCCAGTAGAAGAACCCGGTGATCCAACCGCTCACGTCCAGGGGAGCGGCACCGCAGATGTTGCTGTAGCTCGCAAAAACAATACTATTCCAAAACCTCTTCGTCTCGGCCGAGTCAGGCTCATCCCAGGATTTGACAAACCTCTTGAAAATCGGTGCCAACCGGCGTTTATACTCCTTCGGCTCCTCCCCGAAAAACTCCAGCCTTTCCAgtttcttctccaacttgacccaatcctccctcgtcccctCCAGTGTGACAGACGGAAGCCCGCAGATAATCCCGCCCTCGTAGCGAAAGTAAGCCTTGACGAGCCCCATCATCAGAATGGTGGACGTCATAACATCGTTGTCCGTCGTGGTCGAAAACCCAGGGACGAtccactcctccaaccagGGCGTCAGCACCCGCTTCTGAATCTCTTCTTTGAATCGCCAGAGGACGTCGGTCCAGGTGTGATCCTCAATAAAGATGACCTCCTGACCCTGGTGCTTGACAAACAGGTGGCGGACGGCTTCGGCGTGGGTTTCCATGTAAAAGTTCATTTGGGTCAAGATGGTGAACCAGATTTCGTCCGGCcggaggacgaggtggaggtgttcGCCCCACGCTTGGATTGCGCTCCTGACAAAAGAGTCGCCcgaggggaggtgggaggagaagttTGTTGATGCGGCGGCGGGGTCGAGGGTGCCGGAGTAGGCTGACAGGAGGAGTTGTACGGTGGAGTTGGGGAATTCGTTTGGGGCGgattggcggaggaggtccgaggcggaggagagggtaatgttggtggaggggcggtaggggaggggggagccGCCTGGGAGGATCACAATGCTCGCGCTggcgagagggaggaaggcgaggagctTCATTGTGGTGATATTTTGGAGGGCCTCATAGCCttgaggagagagaaaaggttGGTGTCGAATCGGGAGGGAAACGGGACTTATAAGGGCGTGGGATCGTCAGTCAGGAAAAGCTGGGGTTAGACAAAGTCTCGTAGATCGCTACTTCCCAAGGGCCGTATGAATCGGCCTTGGTGTCCCGTTGAACAGGCAAGCGAGGTGTAATATAACCGGGTGAGCGGGATCATATGTCTCTCGGGGAATTTTGCCGGAAGTTGCTATTTTTGGATAGATTGCAGAGCATGATGAAACCAGGAACGTGCGACGCTCGTGTTGGAGAGAATTGTACTTCATAATCAAGAGTGCAGCACTGCAGATCGGTGGTGTGGAAGTGAGTGACGGTCTGGTGTTGTGGGAAGATCGCAATTTGTTGTGGTTGGCGAAGGACTTGGCTGTTCTACTTGTGAGGAGTTATGAGCTGACCCCCTGTTCCTTCACAAAATTCTTCATGAGCTTTCATAGATATAAAAGGTATTTATTCATCAGGTACCCGTAAGGTACCTATATGTATCCAAAATCATTCCCAGAACCGGGAGAGTGACACGGCAACGGTCGACACCGTCCCTAACATGGCCAAGCAGACACCACAGGTGGTCCAAACCAAGGCCGTGGCAGCGGTTCCAATGGTTGCTtcaatatcaccaccactgaTGTAGGTGATGGTGGACGCGATTGATGCAGCGGCCGAGTACCGCCAAAGGGCAGCAACTAACGACAGTACCGCTCCGAGGAAGGCAGGCAAAACACAGGCCTTGACGGAAGAATTGTTAGGGAAGGGCTTGACCTGTCACTCGTCCACTTCAATGCCGCTGTCATCGTATTCCTTTTCCGTACTCCAACTACTGAAGGTAGCCAGTAAAAGAGCGAGGATGAAcatcaaggctgaggaggcaGGCTGGATCGATTTAGCTTCAAGCTCTGGGACACTGGGCAACCAGGCAAATCTCAGGAAGGAACGCAGCCGCAAGAGCCAACTGGGACTCCGACGATTGCCTTCTCGTGAAGCCATTGCGCCCAATGCTTGAAAGTGACTGATTTATTTCGGGTTCCATGAACTCGGAAAGCGGTGTCGGGGGCAGCGTGCCACCAGCCCACGTGAATACCTAGAGGACATGAGGTGCTGTTGGTACAACTTCCAATCTTTCTCCGCCAACGCTAACCCAGGCTCAGCTCGTGAACGTGGTTGATACGCCCTTTGGAGGCATACGTCTTGCTACAAATCAAAGAGATGCTCTGGAAAACGTCCGCATGGAGGGCTCTTGCTTTTGCGTACTCACCGTAGATGAACTCCCCTGCCTCCGACCCCAAGCATCGAAATGGTCCAGAGCACAGCATTCGCGAAAGCAGCAGTAATGATGAGCAAACTCCCGTCCGGCAAGCCGGCAATGGCGACAGCCCGGGAGGCTCCGGTCCGTCCCAATCTCAGCAGAGAAAGGAAGGCGATATCGATGtgaacagcaacaccaatgGAGAGTAACAAGAGCCCCTCTATTTCTCTGCCCCCAACATGAAGACACATATTTCACGCGCTACCGGTGGAAGCAACATCATATGCGCCACTGGAAAAACACATTCCGTCCTTCGAGGGGGTCACCGACCATCATTGTGGTGTACAATGCTGCTGGCCAACATATTCTACAGGTCTAGCATAATCAAAGCCATTCCTTTGAACGCACTGCTCCTGACAGCGAGGCAAAGCCGGTCACCAAGGATATACCACCGCTAGATCTTCCCCGCGACGAGTCCTACACCTTATTTGCCCAGGATATCGACCCCGAAATCAATCCGTACGGTAGGTCTAGCCCTCGACATATTCCCTGATGTCTTTGAAGAACAGCTCTACCGCTCAGGTACCGAGGGACCGATAGTTGCGAAGATGCGGACCTCAGAACATGGAAAAAAATCCTCGTGTCTAGACTGATCACATCCTATCTGCGCGAACCAATGTCTCCCGTCAAGAGTGGAAGCTTCGAAACTCGTCTGGCTCTGAAGATAGCATGGCGACAGCAGTCTGGGAGGAACAAGTGACGTGCTTCCGGAAGCGTTGGTCTGTTGACAGTACCACT
The window above is part of the Podospora bellae-mahoneyi strain CBS 112042 chromosome 3, whole genome shotgun sequence genome. Proteins encoded here:
- a CDS encoding hypothetical protein (EggNog:ENOG503PC83; COG:S), with translation MKLLAFLPLASASIVILPGGSPLPYRPSTNITLSSASDLLRQSAPNEFPNSTVQLLLSAYSGTLDPAAASTNFSSHLPSGDSFVRSAIQAWGEHLHLVLRPDEIWFTILTQMNFYMETHAEAVRHLFVKHQGQEVIFIEDHTWTDVLWRFKEEIQKRVLTPWLEEWIVPGFSTTTDNDVMTSTILMMGLVKAYFRYEGGIICGLPSVTLEGTREDWVKLEKKLERLEFFGEEPKEYKRRLAPIFKRFVKSWDEPDSAETKRFWNSIVFASYSNICGAAPLDVSGWITGFFYWDEQGQPWGRGGRSVVQLDGVDYWSQDITRLPVGYARAPFIMRDFGGKDRFEAYVAAGNLGKKVMEGWPVGYEAALERSTGAKVDRERLKTQRGGHATLRPLSAWMLYGPLAHNATKTYKAAEAELGLLASRTKANLGDTCAKPQ